The Flavobacteriales bacterium genome contains the following window.
TTCATTGTGATCGCGCTTGCGGGTCATAGTTGCTCCTGTGCTTTCACCTTGAGGGTTACCACACCCTCCAAGGTTCCTGCGGTCGCGTATTTCTTGCCATTGTATTCGTGCATTTCGTTTCTCCTATTTACCTGTCTGCCTATCTCAGCTACCCACTTCCACCCGGTCAAAGCCGTTCTGTTTTGCGAAGGCCATAGCCTGTTTCTTTGCCTCGCTGAATGTTCCGTGCCAATTTTGCTCACTGCGCCCGTTGCCACTGAAACGAAACCACCAATTGCCCGTGCCTCTCGGCTTGCGTCCGTGCGCTGCTTGAAATTGGTTGTCACTGAATGTTACCTGCGTCATTTCGTTTCTCCTTTTGCTCGCTTAACTATGTACACAGTATATGTCATTTCGATATGATTGTCAATAGCCAATATGAGCAAAATGGTACATATAGACACATCTGTATATGTGTTCCTGCTGGTGATAGACAGGCTTGTGTTGACGCTGTATGTAGGGATGTGGCATAATACGGGCAGGGAGGGGCGCTTGACGTAACGTTATGCTATGACAAATTACCGCAATCGCATCTTGGGACTTGAATATATCAAGACTGCCGACTTGACGGAACACCCCGGCAACTGGAGAGAACATCCGGCTGCCCAGGCTGAGGCGCTGAAAGGCGTCCTCAATGAAGTCGGCATTGCGGGCGCTCTGTTAGCCTACCGCAGCCAGCGGCAGGGCGGGGCGCTGGTCGTCATTGACGGCCATCTACGCAAAGACGCCGCCCCGCAGACGTGGCCGGTGCTGGTGCTGGATGTTGACGACGCCGAGGCCGACTACCTTCTCGCTACCCACGACCCTTTAGCGGCAATGGCGACGGCCGACGCCGGGGCGCTTGACGCGCTGCTATCGAGCGTGCAGAGTGGCGAGGCGGCGGTGCAGCAGATGCTGGCGGAGTTGGCTGAGGGGGCGGGGCTGTACCCGCCACAGGAAGACCCGCAGGACGCCGAGCCGAAGATTGACCGGGCGGAGGATCTGCGGGTGAAGTGGGGGGTGGAAACAGGGCAGATATGGCGATTGTCGAGCCGGACGGCGGGGAGGGAGCATCGGTTGATTTGTGGGGATTGTACGGATGGGGATGTGGTGGAGCGGGTGATGGGGGGGAAGATGGCGGGGATGGTGTTTACTGATCCCCCATTTGCTACTTTTGCAAGTTCGACAGGAAAACTAGAGATTACAGACTTTGGGATGATTCGCCCGTTTTATGAGAAGTTGTTAGATGCTACCTTGCCCTGTGTGGAGCGTGGAAGGGCCTTATTTATTTGTTGTGATTGGCGTAGTTATCCGATGCTGTTTGGGTTGGGAAAGATTGATCCCAAGAATCTGATTGTCTGGGTTCATGGTGCGATGAGGATGGGGGCGAATTTTCGGCCCCAGCACGAATTCATTCTGTATGCGTTGAACACTGGTTTTAACGCCAGATTCGCAAGCAGAATAAAGGATTATGAGCTTTGGAAAATCGAGGATCGGAGCATAGGCGATGTTTGGGATATCCCACAAGCCGAGGCATCGCCGGGAGCTAACCGGATACATATAAGTCAAAAACCAGTGAGGTTACCTGAGTTCGCGATCATACATTGTAGCCGTGAGGGCGAGATTGTGGGGGATTGGTTTTCAGGCTCCGGGACTGTTCTCATTGCGGCGGAGAATACGGGGCGGGTGTGTCGGGGGGTTGAGATTTCGCCGGGGTATGTGGCGGTGGCGTTGCAGCGGTACAGTGATGCCTTCGGTATCACGCCGGAGTTAATCGACTAATGGCCGCGAAATCTGACAAAATCACACACCCCATAAAAAAGCGGCCATCGGTTGTCCAGATCGAGGACGCCATTCGCAAGGCGGCGGGCAACGTCACAGCGGCGGCGCGTGGGCTGGGCATCGGCCGGACGTCGCTCCACGCCCGCATTGCGCGGTCTCCGGCGTTGCAGCAGGTGCTGCAGGAAGAGCGGGAATCACTGGTGGACATGGCCGAGAGCGCATTGCGGGCTGAGGTTCTTGACCGCAACATGACGGCCGTCATCTGGACGTTGAAGGCATCGCCCGAAGCCAAGCGGCGGGGCTGGGGGGAACGGCAAGAGGTTACCGGTGTGGACGGCGCACCTATCCAGGTTGAATACATCAATGATTGGCGCAATGAGAGCGAAGGGTAGGATTAAGCTCCCCCACCCGCACCCCGGCCAGCGGCACGTATTGAGCCACGCCCGCCGATTCAACTGGCTATCGGCGGGGAGGCGCTGGAGGAAAACAACCCTCGCCATGTCGATTGTCGTGGAGGCGGCTATCCGGGGCGGCACTTACATCTGGGGCGCCCCGACGTATGATCAGGTGCGTATCGGCATGGGTGAAGTCAAGCGAGCATTAGGCGCGGCAGGGACAATCAACCTGAGCCGGATGACATACGAACTGCCACAGATGGGCGGCACTATCGTTTTCCGCAGCCTGGACAATCCCGACAATGTGCGCGGCTACACGGCCGATGGCGTGGTCATGGACGAAGCGGCTTTTATCAAGGGTGACGCATGGATCGAGGTCTTGCGGCCGATGCTGATTGATACCGGCGGTTGGGCGTGGGGCATTGGCACTCCGAAGGGGCGTAACTGGTTTCATCAGGAATTTAGCAAGGCACAAGACCATGATGATTACATGGCGTGGCAGATACCGACGCGGGGCGTCAAGGTGGTTGATGGCGAATTGGTACACGACCCGCACCCGCTGGAAAATCCCGACGTGCCCTTCTCTGAGATTGTCCAGATGTGGCAGTCCATGCCGGAGCGGGTATTTGAGCAGGAGATACTCGGCATATTCCATGACGATCTAGGCGGCGTCTTTCACCGCGTCATGGAATGCGCTACGGCCACGCCCCTCGACGGCCCGGTCTCCGGCCGCGCCTATGTCGCCGGGGTTGACGTGGCCGACGCCGCTGACTTCACGGTGATCAGCATTCTTGACGCCCGGACGCGCGAACAGGTCTATATTGACCGGTTTAACCGCGTCGGCTATACCGCGCTCGAAGATCGTATTCATGCCGCTTATAATCGCTGGAATGTCCAGACGATGATCATCGAGGACAACAGCATCGGCCAGCCGGTGATTGACCACTTGCGCGGCCGCGGCATGAGCATTGTCCCCTTCCATACGTCGGCGGCGACGAAACAGCCGCTTATTCAGGCGTTGCAATCGGCGTTTGAACACGGGACAATCAGGATATTGCCCGACCCGATTCAGGTGGGAGAGCTTCAGGCTTACGAGGGCAAGCGGCTGGCCGGCGGCATGAGCTACAGCGCGCCGTCGGGTTTGCATGACGATATGGTTATGGCATTGGCATTGGCGTGGCACGGCGTGGACAGGCAACCGGCCCCCATACCGCGACAGGCGGCACAACAAAGCAGGTGGCAGAGGTTCTAATGGCGAAGCAAAATCTGTATAACGACATCGGCGATATAGGATTGAACACCAGCGGTTGGGGGGAATCGGGCGACGAATTTCTTGACGAGTGGCGTGGCGCGGCGAACAAGGCCAAGCGGGTCAGGGAGATGCTCTACAACAGCGCGACGGTTGGGGCGTTGCGTCTGGCCGTCGAGATGCCGCTGCGCGATATTGACTGGCAGTTCATAAGCGACGAGGGCGAGGACGACCCGCGGCTGGAGTTGCTCAACGAATCGTTTGGCGCATTGTCCCATAGCTGGAACGACCACGTGACTGACGCGCTCGACTTCCTGTGGTACGGGTGGTCGATGTTTTCAATCACCTACCAGCAGCGTGACGGGCGCATCCTGTGGCGCAAGTTTCGGCCGCTGGGGCATGACACATTACAGCGGTGGCTGTACGATGAAGATGGAGGCATGGCGGGCATTCAGCAATGGCCGCACCTTAACCCCGCTCCCGTTCCTATTGAGCGCATGGTCATCTATCGCTTTCGCCGGGCGCGTGGCAATCCTGAGGGGTTCAGCATCTTGCGCCCGGCGTGGCCGTCGTGGTATTACGCCAAAAACATTCAGCACGTCGAGGCAATCGGTATCGAGCGCAACCTTGCGGGCCTTCCCATTGTCCAGTTGCCGGAGGGGGCTGACACGACGGAAAGCGACAGCGAAGACACCGACGTGGGCCGCGCCCGGCAGTTGGCCAAGTCCGTGCGCAACGACAGCAACGCGGGGCTGGTCATCCCGTTTGGCTGGGACTTCCGGCTCGCGGCGTCGGGCGGCACGGGGGCGAACAATACCGACGCGGTGATTAGTCGCTATGACAAGCGCATCCTGATGAGTGCATTGGCGCAGTTCATCATGTTGGGGATGGACAACATCGGCGCGCTGGCCACCTACTCCGGCTCGCAGGACTTCTTCACCCTGACGTTAAACGCCGTGGCCGACACGATGGCCGAGACGTTTACCAAGTTCGCGGTCGAGCGGCTGTTGAGCCTTAACGGCCTCGACCCGCACGGCGTGCGACTGACCCACAGCCCCGCGGGCGGGCTGAAGCCGGAGCAAATCGCGACCGCGCTGGGGCAAATCGGGCAAAGCGGGTTCCTGACGTGGTCGGCGGATGACGAGGTCTGGTTGCGCTCCATCTTTCGCTTGCCGGTGCGGGACGTGGAGACAATTCAGGCCGACCGTGACGAGGCCCAGGCTGCCCGCGCCGAGGCAGCGCGACAGGCAATGACAATGCCAACCATTGACCGGCAGACCGCCGAGGTTGAGCCGGAGGAATACGCCGCCGACGGCGATGACGCGGCCCGGCAGAAGTGGGAGAGGCAGTGGCAAAAGAAAATGGCGGTGTTTCTGGCCCGGCAACAGAACGATGTAATGCGACAGGCGAGGCGCGAACATGGCCGATAGCATCTACTCCGTGGAATGGTGGCGGCGGTACTTGTCGGGCTTGCGCAGCGAGTTCGCCGAGTTGACGATGAACATCCTGCTGGCCGGTGGCGACGCCGGTCGTATCGGCGGCATCTCGATAGACTGGGAAGCGTACAATCAGGACGCGCTGGACTGGCTCGACATGTATCTCGGTGACAAGCCCTTGCCCGGTCTGACCAGTGAGGGGGCCTACCCGTGGGCGTGGGCGGTGAACGAGACGACCCGGCGCGGCGTGACGGACGAGATAACCCGCTGGGTCAAATCCGGCGCGCCGTTGCCAGAACTGGAGCTACGGTTGCGCGGGCTGTTTGACGACCGTCGCGCGCACATGATCGCCGTGACCGAAGTGACGCGCATTTACGCCAGCGGCAACGTCATGGCGTGGAAGGCGTCGGGCGTGGTGGACGGAAAACGCTGGCAGACGGCGCGAGACGAGATGGTATGCCCGATATGCAGCAAGCTGCACGGCTCCTACGTTGACCTGCGCGGGGGCTGGGAGTTTTCCGCGGCGGTGCTGGCCGCCAACCCCGAACTGGCCAAAGCCCTGAGGGCGCCGATGACCGTGATCGTGCCGCCAGGGCATCCCGGCTGCCGTTGCTGGCTAACCCCTGTAGTCCTCGCCGCGCTATCGGATGACGAGGCGGCGGCGGGATTATTCGACCCGATGGGAGGCACGCCATGACACAGATTGACATCGAGGTGACATTCAACCCGCCTGACCTTGCCCAGCGGATGCGCAACTACCCGGAACGGCTGGAGCGCGAGATGGAACAAACGATGAAACAATCGTTGTTGCATGTTCAGGGCAGCGTACCGCAATACCCCTCCCCGCCGTCGGGTAGCGGTTACGTTCGCACAGGGACGATGGGCCGCAGCATCGGGCTGGACGGGCAAGCCGAGATTTACGAGACGCGGCGCATTGGCGGCGGCTACGAGGCGCGGCTGGGCACGCGGCTGGAATATGCGCCATACGTCATCGGTGATGATACCCAGGCATGGATGCACAAGGGGCGATGGTGGACGCTGAAGAAAGTCGGAGAGAAGGCGAAGCCGGGCATTGAACGATTGTTCGAGGCAATGTCAAAGAGGCTGGCCGCGTTTCTGGACGGGCGATGATTGACACAACGGGGATCACCAGGGTGACAGTTACGCCGTCGCGTTACGGGATGCGGCGGGAGTACCGGCATCGCGCGCCGGATTGCTCCCGGCTGTTGTTCGTGGGCTATTTGCCGCCCGGCGCGTACATCGAGATTCGTTGCCCGGCTTGCGGGCGGATGCACGTCATTACAGCAGCGGATGGAGAGGATACTTGACGCAAGGCGCGGTCATGTTGTAGAATGAATTGAAATCTCATACCTCACGGGTGGATGACTTGATCACTGGCCAATTGGCCGCCCGTTGACGCGACTGGAAACAGTTTGAGGCTATAAGCCCAGCGTCGCTCCTTTAAGGGGAGCGGCTCTGGGCTTTTCTCATTTTACGACTATGAGTGAATACGTAATTACCGATTTTGTGACCGTGGCGGCGGGGGAACCCTTCCGCCTGTTGCCGTTTGGGCAACTTGTGAAGAACGGACGCAAGCGCGAGGTCACGCGGGAACTGGCCGCGCGTTTCCGTTTGCCGCATTTTCGCCCGCCGATAAAGCTGGGATCGCACAAGGACGAGACCCCGGCGGGTGGCCATATCGTGGCACTGGAAGTGCGCGATGACGGATTGTATGCCGTGCCGGAATACAACGACGAAGGCGCGGCGGCGTTGGCTCGTGGGGCGTTTCGCTACCACAGCCCTGAGATTGTCTGGGAAGGCGGGCTGGAAGACCCGCAGACGGGGGATGTACAGGACGGGCCGCTCATCATTGGCGACGCGCTGCTGCACACGCCCCACTTGGGCGAGGCGGCGGCCCTGTATACAGCCGACATTACACAAGGAGAACAGAAAATGAGTGGAGAAACCGTAACTGTACCGGTTGGCTGGCTGGATCGACTTTTGGGCCGCGTGCCTGAGGAAACGCCCCCGCCCGCTCCTGTGGCGACGGTGGACACCGACCGGCTGACGGCGGTGGAGAGCGAGCGCGACGACCTCGCGGCAAAAATCGCCCGAATGGAAAGCGAAGCGGCGCAGGCCGAGCGTGTCCAGCGTTTCGCCGCCGAACTGGCCGAGACCTCGCTGGCCGATGACGACGGGTTGCCCGCCTTGCTGGCCGGGCTGTCCGACGAGACGGCCAGCGAGTTGATGCGCCGGTTTAAGGCGTTGGCTGAGCAGGCCCGCGTGAGTGCGCTGACGGCCAACGTCGGGCACGAGGGACAAGCCCCCAGCGGCGACCCCGTGATGGAACTTGACGCGGCCATCAAGTCTGTGATGGCAGCCGAGAAGATGGACTATGTGCAAGCAATGGCGCGGGTACGCGCGACACAGCCCGACCTGATCGCG
Protein-coding sequences here:
- a CDS encoding DNA modification methylase; protein product: MTNYRNRILGLEYIKTADLTEHPGNWREHPAAQAEALKGVLNEVGIAGALLAYRSQRQGGALVVIDGHLRKDAAPQTWPVLVLDVDDAEADYLLATHDPLAAMATADAGALDALLSSVQSGEAAVQQMLAELAEGAGLYPPQEDPQDAEPKIDRAEDLRVKWGVETGQIWRLSSRTAGREHRLICGDCTDGDVVERVMGGKMAGMVFTDPPFATFASSTGKLEITDFGMIRPFYEKLLDATLPCVERGRALFICCDWRSYPMLFGLGKIDPKNLIVWVHGAMRMGANFRPQHEFILYALNTGFNARFASRIKDYELWKIEDRSIGDVWDIPQAEASPGANRIHISQKPVRLPEFAIIHCSREGEIVGDWFSGSGTVLIAAENTGRVCRGVEISPGYVAVALQRYSDAFGITPELID
- a CDS encoding HK97 gp10 family phage protein; this translates as MTQIDIEVTFNPPDLAQRMRNYPERLEREMEQTMKQSLLHVQGSVPQYPSPPSGSGYVRTGTMGRSIGLDGQAEIYETRRIGGGYEARLGTRLEYAPYVIGDDTQAWMHKGRWWTLKKVGEKAKPGIERLFEAMSKRLAAFLDGR